In Cupriavidus basilensis, the following proteins share a genomic window:
- a CDS encoding SURF1 family protein, producing the protein MTARQQGAAQPNPPSRKRATGALVAFALLAIVAVAGLVSLGVWQVERRAWKLDLIERVNARVHAPATAAPSADQWPRLTKAADEYRRVRLTGTFLNDSETLVQAVTELGGGFWVMTPLRTVDGNVVLVNRGFVPPELSERARRGGGDPTGETTVTGLLRFSEPGNGFLRTNDPAAGRWYARDVPAIAAARGLRNVAPYFVDADAAVPLGDASKRTWPVGGLTVITFNNNHLVYAITWFALALMFAAGAVYAGREAYRRSRADDTRDTRDTQDTPGEGKAGRRAP; encoded by the coding sequence TTGACGGCCCGGCAGCAGGGCGCAGCCCAACCCAATCCGCCTTCCCGCAAGCGCGCCACTGGCGCGCTTGTGGCGTTTGCCCTGCTCGCCATCGTGGCGGTAGCCGGGCTGGTTTCGCTCGGCGTCTGGCAAGTCGAGCGCCGCGCGTGGAAGCTCGACCTCATCGAACGCGTGAACGCGCGCGTGCATGCTCCCGCCACGGCCGCGCCCAGCGCCGATCAGTGGCCGCGGCTCACCAAGGCCGCCGACGAGTACCGCCGAGTGCGTCTCACCGGCACCTTCCTGAACGACAGCGAGACCCTGGTGCAGGCCGTGACGGAGCTGGGTGGCGGCTTCTGGGTGATGACGCCGTTGCGCACGGTGGACGGCAATGTGGTGCTGGTCAACCGTGGCTTTGTGCCGCCTGAGCTGAGCGAGCGCGCCAGGCGCGGCGGGGGCGACCCCACCGGCGAGACCACCGTCACCGGCCTGTTGCGCTTCAGCGAGCCCGGCAACGGCTTTTTGCGCACCAACGATCCGGCGGCCGGGCGCTGGTACGCGCGCGATGTGCCGGCCATTGCCGCCGCGCGCGGCCTGCGCAACGTGGCGCCTTACTTCGTCGATGCAGACGCGGCCGTGCCGCTCGGGGACGCCAGCAAGCGCACCTGGCCGGTGGGCGGGCTGACCGTCATCACGTTCAACAACAACCACCTCGTTTATGCGATCACCTGGTTTGCGCTGGCGCTGATGTTTGCCGCGGGCGCTGTCTATGCCGGGCGGGAGGCGTACCGCCGGTCGCGGGCCGACGATACACGGGATACGCGGGATACCCAGGATACGCCGGGTGAGGGCAAGGCGGGACGGCGCGCGCCGTAA
- a CDS encoding DnaJ C-terminal domain-containing protein, which translates to MEYKDYYAMLGVEPTATQDEIKRAYRKLARKYHPDVSKEPDAEARFKDVAEAYVALKDEEKRAAYDDVGARYKSGREFTPPPGWDSGFEYSGGEADLEQDLDRSDFFESLFGARHAQSRGARGAARMAGGDHHAKVQIDLQDAYRGGRRTITLRTPQADASGHVRLQERQLEVNIPRGIRTGQHLRLAGQGGPGLGDAPAGDLYLEIEIAPHPLFRVVDRDVYLDLPVAPWEAALGASVGIPTPDGSVQLSVPPGSSAGRKLRLKGKGLPSTPPGDLYAVLSIVLPPADTEKANDAYREMAKTFSGFAPRRSLEA; encoded by the coding sequence ATGGAGTACAAGGATTACTACGCGATGCTCGGGGTGGAGCCCACGGCCACGCAGGATGAAATCAAGCGCGCCTACCGCAAGCTGGCGCGCAAGTATCACCCGGACGTCAGCAAGGAGCCGGATGCGGAGGCCCGCTTCAAGGATGTGGCCGAGGCGTATGTGGCGCTGAAAGACGAGGAGAAGCGCGCCGCTTACGACGACGTGGGGGCGCGGTACAAGAGCGGCCGCGAGTTCACTCCGCCGCCGGGATGGGATAGCGGCTTCGAATACAGCGGCGGCGAGGCGGATCTCGAGCAAGACCTGGATCGCAGCGATTTCTTCGAGTCGCTCTTCGGCGCCAGGCATGCGCAGTCTCGCGGCGCGCGAGGCGCTGCCCGCATGGCAGGGGGCGATCACCATGCCAAGGTGCAGATCGATCTGCAGGACGCCTACCGGGGCGGGCGCCGCACCATCACGCTGCGTACGCCCCAGGCAGACGCCAGTGGGCACGTGCGATTGCAGGAGCGGCAGCTGGAAGTCAATATTCCCAGGGGCATTCGCACTGGACAGCATCTTCGGCTTGCAGGCCAGGGCGGCCCCGGACTTGGAGACGCTCCCGCCGGCGACCTCTATCTCGAAATCGAGATCGCGCCGCACCCGCTGTTCCGCGTAGTCGATCGCGATGTCTACCTCGACCTGCCCGTGGCCCCATGGGAAGCCGCCTTGGGCGCCAGCGTCGGCATACCCACGCCGGACGGCAGCGTGCAACTCAGCGTGCCGCCGGGCTCGTCGGCGGGCCGCAAGCTGCGGCTCAAGGGCAAGGGCCTTCCCAGCACGCCGCCCGGCGACCTGTACGCGGTGCTGTCGATCGTCTTGCCACCCGCGGACACGGAAAAGGCCAATGATGCGTACCGGGAGATGGCCAAGACCTTTAGCGGCTTTGCCCCGCGCCGTTCACTGGAGGCTTGA
- a CDS encoding dipeptidase — MQIDRTTICRGDADAPPGQAPGSISRRAFLASGAALALAACAQGHLAGDTQPQGSAGTKAAKDASGVKDVSPRKPSPAALVIDMHSHAGRVIVSRDPAIGADRPFLALAAPMRAGGVNVICLAIVTDTIVTRVSADRTRFEAWRTPSEGELYALGVAEFARAHKLVEREQMQVVTDAATLATRGPAGPCVIIASEGADFLEGRLERVDEAYGMHQLRHLQLTHYRVNELGDIQTEAPVHAGLTDFGADVVRRCNALGIVVDVAHGTYDLVKRAAAISTKPLVISHSALATRPSLRSRLITPDHARVIAGTGGVIGVWPSAGTFRDLPAMALGIKRMADVVGVDHVGVGTDMLGFISPPVFRTYDQLPSLATALLAAGFTQEEAGKVLGGNYRRVFEACVG; from the coding sequence ATGCAGATTGACCGGACGACGATCTGTCGGGGCGATGCCGATGCGCCGCCTGGACAAGCACCGGGCAGCATCAGCCGCCGCGCGTTCCTGGCGTCTGGCGCTGCACTGGCGCTAGCCGCCTGTGCACAGGGACACCTTGCCGGCGACACCCAGCCGCAGGGTTCAGCCGGCACGAAGGCCGCCAAAGACGCGAGCGGCGTCAAAGACGTCTCCCCCAGGAAGCCCTCCCCCGCCGCGCTGGTCATCGACATGCACAGCCATGCCGGGCGCGTGATTGTGTCGCGCGATCCCGCCATCGGCGCGGACCGGCCCTTCCTTGCGCTGGCCGCGCCGATGCGCGCGGGCGGCGTGAACGTGATCTGCCTGGCGATCGTGACGGATACCATCGTCACGCGCGTGTCCGCCGATCGCACGCGCTTCGAAGCCTGGCGAACCCCGTCCGAAGGCGAGCTCTACGCGCTTGGCGTGGCCGAATTCGCGCGTGCGCACAAGCTGGTGGAGCGTGAGCAGATGCAAGTGGTGACCGACGCGGCTACGCTGGCCACGCGGGGGCCGGCCGGGCCGTGCGTGATCATCGCGTCGGAAGGTGCGGACTTCCTGGAGGGCAGGCTCGAGCGTGTGGACGAAGCGTACGGCATGCACCAGTTGCGCCACCTGCAGCTCACGCACTACCGCGTCAACGAACTGGGCGACATCCAGACGGAGGCGCCGGTGCACGCAGGCCTGACGGATTTCGGCGCGGATGTGGTGCGGCGCTGCAATGCCTTGGGCATCGTCGTCGATGTCGCGCACGGCACCTATGACCTGGTCAAGCGCGCCGCCGCCATCTCCACCAAGCCGCTGGTGATTTCGCACTCCGCGCTGGCGACGCGCCCCAGCCTGCGCAGCCGGCTGATCACGCCAGACCACGCGCGCGTGATCGCGGGCACCGGTGGCGTGATCGGGGTCTGGCCCAGCGCGGGCACCTTCCGCGACCTGCCTGCGATGGCGCTAGGCATCAAGCGCATGGCCGACGTGGTTGGCGTGGATCATGTGGGCGTGGGAACGGACATGCTCGGCTTCATCTCGCCGCCGGTGTTCCGGACCTACGATCAGTTGCCCTCGCTGGCCACCGCGCTGCTGGCGGCAGGATTCACGCAAGAGGAAGCCGGCAAGGTGCTCGGCGGCAATTACCGCCGGGTGTTCGAAGCGTGCGTGGGGTAG
- a CDS encoding UDP-N-acetylglucosamine 1-carboxyvinyltransferase — MSNLIVHGGKPLRGRITPSANKNAVLPVLCATLLTDEPLRLHGVPDITDVRKILDIFRALGSKVHMDDASGTLSLHHQETVFDAARHRLPEEMRSSIMLVPPLLARFGVARLEDNVKGCTLGVREIDPHVDVFRRFGGEVERADGSLLVRSAGQLTPTDHWLDYASVTTTENFVLCAAAAGGASTLTNAASEPHVQEFCRFMAMMGARIEGMGTSRLTVHGGNKLKGGDFTFDEDFHEITTFLALGAITGGDVVVRNSAPGNFPLIDRTFAKFGVQITHEDGWSRATSAGPLKVQTPFTSNVLTKVEAAPWPYFPVDLLPIFIALGVRAQGNAMFWNKVYDGALGWTGELSKFGAHVFSSDPHRLITFGGNPLTPAVVESPYIIRVAIALLMVAASIDGRSEIRNAAPIRRAHPRFVENLRSLGVEVEWTSEE, encoded by the coding sequence ATGTCCAATCTCATCGTGCACGGCGGCAAGCCGCTCCGGGGGCGTATTACCCCTTCCGCCAACAAGAATGCAGTGCTTCCTGTGCTCTGCGCCACGCTTCTGACCGATGAGCCCCTGCGCCTGCATGGCGTGCCCGACATCACCGATGTGCGCAAGATTCTCGACATCTTCCGTGCTTTGGGCAGCAAGGTGCATATGGATGACGCAAGCGGCACGCTGTCGCTGCACCATCAGGAGACCGTGTTCGACGCGGCCCGCCATCGGCTGCCCGAAGAGATGCGCTCGTCCATCATGCTGGTGCCGCCGCTGCTCGCCCGCTTCGGCGTGGCCCGGCTCGAAGATAACGTCAAGGGTTGCACGCTTGGCGTGCGCGAGATCGATCCGCACGTCGATGTCTTCCGCCGCTTTGGCGGCGAGGTGGAGCGGGCCGATGGGTCGCTGCTGGTGCGCAGTGCCGGCCAGCTGACACCCACTGACCACTGGCTTGACTATGCATCGGTCACCACCACGGAGAATTTCGTGCTGTGCGCCGCTGCAGCGGGTGGCGCCTCCACGCTCACCAACGCCGCATCGGAGCCCCATGTGCAGGAATTCTGCCGCTTCATGGCGATGATGGGCGCGCGCATCGAAGGCATGGGCACCTCGCGCCTGACGGTGCATGGCGGCAACAAGCTCAAGGGTGGCGACTTTACCTTCGACGAGGATTTTCACGAGATCACCACCTTCCTGGCGCTGGGCGCCATCACTGGCGGCGATGTCGTGGTGCGCAACAGCGCACCGGGGAATTTTCCGCTGATCGACCGCACCTTCGCCAAGTTCGGCGTGCAGATCACGCACGAAGATGGCTGGTCCCGCGCCACCAGCGCCGGCCCCCTGAAAGTGCAGACGCCGTTTACCAGCAACGTGCTGACCAAGGTCGAGGCTGCGCCGTGGCCTTACTTCCCGGTTGACCTGCTGCCCATCTTCATCGCGCTGGGCGTGCGCGCGCAGGGCAACGCCATGTTCTGGAACAAGGTGTACGACGGCGCGCTGGGCTGGACCGGCGAGCTGTCGAAGTTTGGCGCCCATGTGTTTTCGTCCGACCCGCACCGGCTCATCACCTTTGGTGGCAATCCCCTGACGCCGGCGGTGGTGGAAAGCCCGTACATCATCCGCGTGGCCATCGCCTTGCTCATGGTGGCCGCGAGCATCGATGGCCGCTCGGAGATCCGCAACGCCGCGCCCATCCGCCGTGCCCATCCGCGTTTCGTCGAGAACCTGCGCAGCCTTGGTGTCGAGGTGGAGTGGACCAGCGAGGAGTAA
- a CDS encoding C25 family cysteine peptidase has product MTDDAMPMPLGIQADTGRPLASLDAQAIAGFSAHEHALRRAPERAAEKARQAETYAVLGDVDGAKLDEAGWGLLFPSDVDPAPYLDALAPLIAWRHREAGQVTVFQGADGCLPGESAATWLARHGVSLNVVDPALGVPYYLVLVGPPDKIPFAFQYTLDLYWAVGRLDFPQLADFRSYADSVTAYETMASVAARRRIALFATCLDFDRATQLLTRQLATPLSQGTAQAKPLGERQGFAMQALLGEAATKAALTDVLRGKGPDGPPALLFTGSHGMGFRADDARLAGTQGAIVCQDWPGYGAIGPEHWFAAQDVPDDAQCHGLIQFCFACYGAGCPDFDNFGHGGNAPTRLAPAPFTARLPQRLLAHPHGGALAVLGHIDRAWAYGFQSERADAQTQGFRDVIGSLLRGERIGQATDRFNIRWAALSTELADLLRDRSAGADVPDADIALRWVARDDARNYVVLGDPAVRLRVRDMA; this is encoded by the coding sequence ATGACCGACGACGCCATGCCCATGCCGCTAGGCATCCAGGCCGACACCGGACGCCCGCTCGCCAGCCTCGATGCGCAGGCCATCGCCGGGTTCTCCGCGCACGAGCACGCCTTGCGCCGCGCGCCGGAACGCGCCGCGGAGAAAGCCCGCCAGGCCGAGACCTATGCGGTGCTCGGCGATGTCGACGGCGCCAAGCTCGACGAGGCCGGCTGGGGCCTGCTGTTTCCCTCCGACGTGGATCCGGCGCCTTACCTGGACGCGCTCGCGCCGCTGATCGCCTGGCGGCACCGCGAGGCGGGACAGGTCACGGTATTCCAGGGCGCCGACGGCTGCCTGCCCGGCGAAAGCGCCGCCACCTGGCTGGCGCGGCACGGTGTCTCCCTCAACGTGGTCGACCCCGCGCTGGGCGTGCCCTACTACCTCGTGCTGGTCGGGCCGCCGGACAAGATCCCGTTTGCCTTCCAATACACGCTGGACCTGTACTGGGCGGTGGGACGGCTGGATTTTCCGCAACTGGCGGACTTTCGCAGTTATGCGGACAGCGTGACAGCTTACGAGACCATGGCCAGCGTGGCCGCCCGGCGCAGGATTGCGCTGTTCGCCACCTGCCTTGATTTCGATCGCGCCACCCAGTTGCTCACGCGGCAGCTGGCCACCCCGCTCAGCCAGGGCACCGCGCAAGCCAAGCCTCTGGGTGAGCGCCAGGGCTTTGCCATGCAGGCGCTGCTGGGCGAGGCCGCCACCAAAGCCGCGCTGACAGATGTACTGCGCGGCAAAGGACCGGACGGGCCACCCGCCCTGCTCTTCACCGGCTCCCACGGCATGGGCTTTCGCGCGGACGATGCGCGGCTTGCCGGCACCCAGGGCGCGATCGTCTGCCAGGACTGGCCAGGCTATGGCGCGATCGGCCCCGAGCACTGGTTCGCCGCGCAGGACGTCCCCGATGACGCGCAGTGCCACGGCCTTATCCAGTTCTGCTTTGCCTGCTACGGCGCCGGCTGCCCGGACTTCGACAACTTCGGCCACGGCGGCAACGCCCCCACCCGGCTAGCGCCCGCGCCCTTCACCGCGCGCCTGCCGCAGCGGCTGCTGGCGCATCCGCATGGCGGCGCGCTGGCCGTGCTCGGACACATCGACAGGGCGTGGGCCTACGGCTTCCAATCCGAACGCGCCGACGCGCAAACCCAGGGGTTCCGCGACGTGATCGGCAGCCTGCTGCGCGGCGAGCGCATTGGCCAGGCGACAGACCGCTTCAACATCCGTTGGGCCGCGCTGAGCACCGAACTGGCCGACTTGCTGCGGGACCGCAGCGCGGGCGCCGACGTCCCCGACGCCGACATCGCGCTGCGCTGGGTGGCACGGGACGATGCGCGCAACTATGTGGTGCTGGGGGACCCGGCGGTGCGGCTGAGGGTGCGGGACATGGCGTGA
- a CDS encoding chaperone modulator CbpM — translation MSDQGISMLHGVLVEEEVQFTLVELSEACHADIGQVVALVEEGVLTPRGEDAPRWRFDGATLKRARTALRLARDLELGVAGAAVVLDLLDEIETLKAKLRRANLA, via the coding sequence ATGAGCGATCAAGGCATATCGATGCTGCATGGCGTCCTTGTCGAAGAAGAGGTGCAGTTCACGCTGGTGGAGCTGAGCGAGGCCTGTCATGCCGACATTGGACAGGTGGTGGCGCTGGTGGAGGAGGGCGTGCTGACGCCGCGCGGAGAAGACGCGCCGCGCTGGCGTTTCGACGGCGCCACGCTCAAGCGTGCCCGCACGGCGCTGCGCCTGGCGCGCGACCTGGAGCTTGGGGTGGCCGGCGCGGCCGTCGTGCTCGACCTGCTGGACGAGATCGAGACGTTAAAGGCAAAGCTGCGGCGGGCGAACCTGGCTTGA